The proteins below come from a single Carboxydothermus pertinax genomic window:
- the dapG gene encoding aspartate kinase — protein MAKKFIVLKFGGTSLKTAELREKVAQKIINTFESGYQPVVVVSAIGRKGDPYATDTLLNFAYEVYRDLPAREADLLMACGEIISGVIMVNTLAKFGYKAKLFTGAQAGIITDDNYSSASILKIKTDKLLKAVEDGYIPVVCGFQGATEDGEITTLGRGGSDTTAAALGVALRAEFIDIYTDVEGIKTADPRIVEDAKTLDVVTYNEISQLAQEGAKVIHPRAVEIAMQKNIPLRIKSTLTDGEGTLVTSYAEVYGEAIEVIRDRIITGIAHISGVTQIKILKEDTPEIANLAQKVFKGLALAEISVDFINISPEGLAFTVKGEVTEKAIEVLENMGFNPRIRRNCAKIAAVGAGMTGVPGVMAKIVEALTREQVEILQSTDSYTTIWVLVAGEDMEKAVRAIHRAFKLNL, from the coding sequence ATGGCTAAAAAGTTTATTGTTTTAAAGTTTGGAGGTACCAGTTTAAAAACTGCTGAACTCCGGGAAAAAGTTGCCCAAAAAATCATTAATACTTTTGAATCCGGTTATCAGCCGGTAGTTGTAGTATCGGCAATTGGGCGAAAGGGAGATCCTTACGCTACCGACACATTATTAAACTTTGCCTATGAGGTATATAGAGATCTTCCGGCCCGGGAAGCGGATTTATTAATGGCATGCGGAGAAATAATTAGCGGCGTAATAATGGTCAATACTTTGGCAAAATTTGGCTATAAAGCAAAACTTTTTACCGGAGCGCAAGCCGGCATTATTACCGATGATAACTATTCTTCCGCTTCAATATTAAAAATAAAAACCGATAAGCTATTAAAAGCGGTAGAAGATGGATATATACCGGTGGTTTGTGGTTTTCAAGGAGCTACCGAAGATGGAGAAATTACTACTCTTGGAAGAGGAGGAAGCGATACCACTGCAGCTGCTTTAGGAGTTGCATTAAGGGCCGAATTTATCGATATTTATACTGACGTTGAAGGGATTAAAACTGCTGATCCCAGAATTGTCGAAGATGCTAAAACATTAGATGTGGTTACTTATAATGAGATTTCCCAACTGGCCCAGGAAGGAGCCAAGGTTATTCATCCCCGGGCGGTGGAGATTGCAATGCAGAAAAATATTCCCCTTCGGATAAAATCTACTTTAACCGATGGTGAAGGGACACTTGTTACATCCTATGCGGAAGTATATGGTGAAGCTATTGAAGTTATCAGGGATAGAATTATTACTGGTATCGCTCATATTTCGGGTGTTACCCAGATAAAGATTCTTAAGGAAGATACACCCGAAATTGCTAATTTAGCCCAAAAAGTATTTAAAGGACTGGCTTTAGCGGAAATTAGTGTGGATTTTATTAATATAAGTCCTGAAGGCCTTGCTTTTACCGTTAAAGGGGAAGTTACGGAAAAGGCTATCGAAGTGCTAGAAAATATGGGCTTTAATCCTCGTATCCGCCGAAACTGTGCAAAAATTGCTGCGGTAGGTGCTGGCATGACTGGTGTGCCGGGAGTTATGGCGAAAATAGTTGAAGCGCTAACGCGAGAACAAGTCGAAATCCTTCAATCTACAGACTCTTATACAACGATCTGGGTTTTGGTGGCGGGGGAGGATATGGAAAAAGCTGTAAGAGCAATTCACCGGGCTTTTAAATTAAACTTATAA
- a CDS encoding undecaprenyl-diphosphate phosphatase encodes MTTFEAFILGLVQGLTEYLPVSSSGHLVLLQKLFGLKENVLLFDILVHLGTLVPLLIIFRREILDIIKKPWGRLPLLIIVGTIPTALIGLGFKDFFERLFESGATLGFEFIITGFILWLAERQKSGRKNLDQTGYFDALFIGIAQGLAILPAISRSGLTISGALLRGLNREWAAKFSFLLSIPAILGAAVLDLKDFIAQNSNLASINLMPFIIGFFAAMVSGYFAIKFMLEVLRKGSLRVFSYYVWILGMVVLVLQAAGKF; translated from the coding sequence TTGACTACTTTTGAAGCATTTATTTTAGGACTGGTTCAGGGCTTAACCGAGTATCTGCCGGTTTCCAGTTCTGGTCATTTAGTATTATTGCAAAAACTCTTTGGTTTAAAAGAAAATGTATTGCTTTTTGATATTTTAGTACATCTAGGAACGTTAGTCCCCCTGTTAATTATTTTTCGCAGGGAAATTTTGGACATAATAAAAAAACCCTGGGGACGATTGCCCCTTTTAATAATTGTTGGTACCATTCCTACAGCCTTAATTGGTCTTGGTTTTAAGGATTTTTTTGAGCGACTTTTTGAATCGGGCGCTACTTTAGGATTTGAATTTATTATCACAGGTTTTATCCTTTGGCTGGCAGAGAGGCAAAAAAGTGGTAGAAAAAATTTAGACCAAACCGGTTATTTTGATGCCCTTTTCATAGGAATTGCCCAGGGACTGGCCATTTTACCGGCAATATCCCGGTCTGGGCTTACTATTTCCGGAGCATTACTTAGAGGCTTAAATCGGGAATGGGCAGCAAAGTTTTCCTTTTTATTGTCTATACCTGCTATTTTAGGGGCTGCAGTATTGGATTTAAAGGATTTTATTGCCCAAAATTCCAATTTAGCTAGTATTAACTTAATGCCCTTTATAATTGGGTTTTTCGCCGCAATGGTATCAGGATATTTTGCTATAAAGTTTATGCTGGAGGTCTTACGTAAAGGTAGTCTTAGAGTGTTTTCCTACTATGTTTGGATTTTAGGAATGGTGGTTCTGGTTTTGCAAGCGGCAGGGAAATTTTAA
- the ypeB gene encoding germination protein YpeB gives MKRTIAIIVGSLLLLGLFIWGYDQSQKKNRLYWELNSLYRRAFEEIYGHSKTLEAQIGKTLVSMSLQQNLKQAAKGWRQAYAVVEDLGQLPVTTFSLEKTKAFYNQLGDFTYTVAIKDTEGKSLSAEERKTLEKYYQELKKINQNLENALDSLKNQPIMITKETKLYSVREDLMPKEIVTALRNIENGVVDLRNKKVAYEGDFVNVNPYSLGIPGKPVSMIDAQKNVKAYLGQGVVGKVIIPVTKVNGLVSSYLYEVIDRRSKTRSYYNVSVNGGKVLSFLTTRPTKKPTFSVAECVSRAKAYLRSKGFRNLEATEVDRLDNEVSITFASKVDDIIYYPKVIKVKVGMDKGDITAFEGTQYYLYDRPRPLNKLLLNEERAKKNINQGLKILRIRKAVILNDRNQETLTYEFLGKLLGEKYLIYVNTETGKEEKIVRLKEIKLTPSKEAEAVFKYE, from the coding sequence ATGAAAAGGACCATTGCCATTATAGTAGGAAGTTTGTTGCTATTGGGTTTATTTATTTGGGGCTATGATCAAAGCCAAAAGAAGAATCGTCTTTATTGGGAACTTAATAGTCTGTACCGGCGAGCTTTTGAGGAAATTTACGGGCACAGTAAGACTTTGGAAGCCCAGATTGGAAAAACCCTGGTCTCAATGTCGCTCCAACAAAATTTAAAGCAAGCCGCTAAAGGTTGGCGTCAAGCTTATGCCGTGGTGGAGGATTTAGGACAATTACCGGTTACTACCTTTTCCCTAGAAAAAACCAAAGCATTTTACAACCAGCTTGGCGATTTTACCTATACCGTAGCCATAAAAGATACTGAAGGAAAATCATTAAGTGCAGAGGAAAGAAAAACTCTAGAAAAGTATTACCAGGAACTAAAAAAGATCAATCAAAACTTAGAAAATGCTCTTGATAGCTTAAAAAATCAACCAATAATGATAACAAAGGAAACAAAACTTTACTCTGTGCGGGAAGATTTGATGCCTAAAGAAATTGTGACAGCATTAAGAAATATAGAAAATGGGGTAGTTGATTTAAGAAATAAGAAAGTAGCCTATGAAGGAGATTTTGTGAATGTCAATCCGTATTCTTTGGGTATACCAGGTAAACCAGTTTCCATGATTGATGCCCAAAAAAATGTCAAGGCCTATTTAGGTCAAGGGGTTGTTGGTAAGGTAATCATTCCAGTAACTAAAGTAAATGGGCTTGTTTCTTCTTATTTGTATGAAGTAATCGATAGGCGATCCAAAACCAGAAGTTATTATAATGTTTCCGTGAATGGGGGTAAGGTTTTAAGCTTTTTAACTACTAGACCCACCAAAAAACCTACTTTTTCGGTTGCAGAGTGCGTGAGTCGAGCTAAAGCATATCTTAGGAGTAAAGGTTTTCGAAATTTAGAAGCTACCGAAGTTGATAGACTAGATAATGAAGTTAGTATTACTTTTGCAAGTAAAGTCGATGATATTATCTATTATCCAAAAGTTATAAAAGTAAAAGTGGGCATGGATAAAGGCGATATAACTGCTTTTGAAGGAACTCAGTACTATTTGTATGATCGTCCGCGTCCCTTAAACAAACTACTTTTAAATGAGGAACGTGCAAAGAAAAATATCAACCAGGGGCTAAAAATTTTAAGAATACGAAAAGCAGTAATCTTAAACGACCGCAATCAAGAAACCCTAACCTACGAGTTTTTAGGAAAACTGTTAGGCGAAAAATATTTAATTTATGTAAATACTGAAACGGGCAAAGAAGAGAAAATAGTCCGCCTAAAAGAAATAAAACTTACTCCTTCTAAAGAGGCTGAAGCTGTATTTAAATATGAATGA
- a CDS encoding aspartate-semialdehyde dehydrogenase, whose translation MSYNVVVIGATGAVGGEILKILQERSFPVNKLRLGATARSAGKEVAFRGEIYRVEETTPEIFEGMDIALFAGGSASKEFARIAAAKGVTVIDNSSAFRLEPDVPLVVPEVNPEDVKHHKGIIANPNCSTIQMVVALKPLHDYGKIKRVVVSTYQAVSGAGIEAIEELKHQVQAYLNGEEVEPKVFPYPIAFNLIPHIDVFQDLYYTKEEWKMVFETQKIMHDSEIKVTATTVRVPVFRSHSESINIETKVKITREKAIELLSNAPGIRVVDNPEEKQYPMPLFASDRDEVYVGRIREDNTISNGLNLWVVADQLRKGAATNAVQIAELLIKYGCVKQNG comes from the coding sequence TTGAGTTATAATGTTGTGGTAATTGGAGCTACCGGAGCGGTAGGAGGAGAAATTTTAAAAATTTTGCAGGAACGTTCCTTTCCGGTAAACAAACTGCGGCTTGGGGCTACCGCCCGTTCTGCGGGAAAAGAAGTAGCTTTTCGCGGTGAAATTTATCGGGTAGAGGAAACCACACCAGAAATATTTGAGGGGATGGATATTGCTTTATTCGCCGGTGGCTCGGCCAGTAAAGAGTTTGCTAGGATTGCGGCGGCAAAAGGAGTAACGGTTATCGATAATAGCAGTGCTTTTCGCTTAGAACCGGACGTACCTTTAGTAGTGCCGGAAGTAAACCCGGAGGATGTTAAACACCACAAAGGTATTATTGCCAACCCTAATTGTTCTACTATCCAGATGGTTGTAGCGTTAAAGCCCCTTCATGATTATGGAAAGATTAAACGGGTGGTAGTATCTACGTATCAAGCAGTTTCCGGCGCCGGGATTGAAGCAATTGAAGAGCTAAAACATCAGGTACAGGCGTATTTGAATGGAGAAGAAGTTGAACCCAAAGTGTTCCCATACCCCATTGCTTTTAATTTAATCCCCCATATCGATGTATTTCAGGATTTGTATTATACTAAAGAAGAGTGGAAAATGGTTTTTGAAACCCAAAAAATTATGCATGATTCTGAAATAAAGGTAACTGCGACTACCGTTAGAGTACCAGTTTTTAGAAGTCATTCCGAAAGTATTAACATAGAAACGAAAGTTAAAATAACCCGGGAAAAAGCTATTGAACTGTTAAGTAATGCTCCGGGGATTCGGGTAGTGGATAATCCAGAAGAAAAACAATATCCAATGCCCCTTTTTGCCTCGGACCGGGATGAAGTTTATGTGGGAAGAATTCGGGAAGATAATACCATTTCCAACGGTTTAAATCTTTGGGTGGTAGCTGACCAGTTGCGCAAAGGTGCAGCAACCAACGCTGTACAAATTGCTGAATTATTGATTAAGTATGGGTGTGTGAAACAAAATGGCTAA
- a CDS encoding FtsK/SpoIIIE family DNA translocase — translation MAKYNKSNHKKPKSTKNFKGEVTGIFLMLLAILGLISIFSDKTGSVGLFLRHWFSVLAGHGNFLLPLIFLAAGFKLSFGKAIKNLGKREIGFFVFVAALLIFFSLELPLSAMFTMAWQGEGGGVIGAILTYGVLQSLGLIGTYLLIIALLLIALLLVLDWSFKEFIQKLGKGLKQAKTFVVESIVPIFIEEEKSVNPKKQDRKPVIIEMPPLPGPEYTNPPLNKPIVQIKEPSYETIEEKGKLEFNKENDKGFDSFEQLSFKDFEKYKLPPITLLNRPRSSRSQSNRDISENIKILEETLESFGVQATVKEVSCGPAITRYELQPAPGVKVSKIVSLADDIALKLATADVRIEAPIPGKAAVGIEVPNKEINVVVLREIIETPEFQNQASPLVFALGKDIAGKPIVADLQKMPHLLIAGATGSGKSVCLNTLISSILFRATPQEVKFLMIDPKMVELVTFNGIPHLISPVVTNAKKASISLRWAVREMERRYELFAKHGVRDISRFNSLVLTKGGEDLSYLPYIVIIIDELADLMMVAPAEVEDSICRLAQMARAAGMHLVVATQRPSVDVITGLIKANIPSRISFAVSSQTDSRTILDMAGAEKLLGKGDMLFFPVGASKPIRIQGAFMTDKEVETVVEFWKKQGDPEFSSEFEQETELEEEDAQLEDDELLPQAVKIVMEAGQASISLLQRRLRIGYARAARLIDQMERKGIVGGYEGSKPRAVLISYEQFREMFKDL, via the coding sequence ATGGCTAAATATAATAAGAGTAATCATAAAAAGCCGAAATCCACAAAAAATTTTAAAGGAGAAGTAACCGGAATATTTTTAATGCTTTTAGCTATTTTAGGTTTAATTAGCATTTTCTCGGATAAGACCGGTTCGGTTGGACTGTTTTTAAGACATTGGTTTTCCGTTTTAGCAGGACACGGGAATTTTCTTTTACCCTTAATTTTTTTAGCTGCAGGTTTTAAACTTTCCTTCGGTAAAGCTATTAAAAATTTGGGTAAAAGAGAGATAGGCTTTTTTGTTTTTGTAGCTGCTTTATTAATTTTTTTCTCGTTAGAACTACCTTTAAGTGCGATGTTTACAATGGCCTGGCAGGGAGAAGGGGGAGGCGTAATAGGGGCTATTTTAACCTATGGGGTCTTACAATCGTTAGGGTTAATTGGTACCTATCTTTTAATAATTGCTCTTCTCTTAATTGCGTTATTATTAGTACTTGATTGGTCCTTTAAGGAATTTATTCAAAAGCTGGGGAAAGGGCTTAAACAAGCTAAAACTTTTGTTGTTGAGAGTATTGTTCCGATTTTTATTGAAGAGGAAAAGTCAGTAAACCCGAAAAAACAAGATAGAAAGCCCGTAATTATTGAGATGCCCCCGCTTCCTGGCCCAGAATATACCAATCCACCTTTAAATAAACCTATAGTACAGATTAAAGAGCCTAGCTATGAAACGATTGAAGAAAAAGGGAAGTTAGAATTTAATAAAGAAAACGATAAAGGATTTGATTCTTTTGAACAATTAAGTTTTAAAGATTTTGAAAAGTATAAACTTCCACCAATAACCCTTTTAAACCGTCCAAGATCTTCTCGTAGCCAGAGTAATCGGGATATTTCTGAAAATATTAAAATCCTGGAAGAAACCCTAGAAAGCTTTGGAGTTCAGGCAACAGTAAAAGAAGTTTCCTGTGGACCAGCAATTACCCGGTATGAATTGCAGCCGGCCCCAGGGGTAAAAGTTAGTAAAATTGTAAGCTTAGCGGACGACATTGCCTTGAAATTGGCAACTGCTGATGTACGGATTGAAGCACCAATTCCTGGTAAAGCTGCTGTGGGCATTGAAGTTCCCAATAAAGAGATAAATGTGGTGGTGTTACGAGAAATAATAGAAACTCCGGAATTTCAAAATCAGGCTTCCCCTTTGGTTTTTGCTTTAGGAAAGGACATCGCTGGTAAACCAATTGTGGCGGATTTACAAAAAATGCCCCATTTACTGATTGCTGGAGCAACAGGTTCAGGAAAAAGTGTTTGCTTAAATACATTAATTTCAAGCATTTTATTCCGGGCAACCCCTCAGGAAGTAAAATTTCTCATGATTGACCCCAAGATGGTAGAATTGGTTACTTTTAATGGGATACCTCATTTAATTAGCCCGGTAGTAACTAATGCCAAAAAAGCTTCCATATCTTTACGTTGGGCTGTGCGGGAAATGGAACGGCGTTATGAGCTTTTTGCCAAACATGGGGTTAGGGACATAAGCCGTTTTAACAGCCTTGTGCTTACCAAAGGAGGAGAAGATTTAAGCTATCTTCCGTATATTGTGATTATAATTGATGAATTGGCGGATTTAATGATGGTAGCACCCGCTGAGGTCGAAGATTCAATTTGCCGCTTAGCTCAAATGGCTCGAGCTGCTGGTATGCACCTGGTGGTGGCTACCCAACGACCATCGGTAGATGTGATTACTGGCTTAATTAAAGCCAATATTCCTTCGCGAATTTCTTTTGCGGTATCGTCTCAGACGGACTCACGAACTATCCTTGATATGGCCGGGGCCGAAAAGCTTTTAGGTAAAGGAGATATGCTCTTTTTCCCAGTTGGCGCGTCTAAACCAATTCGCATTCAGGGGGCATTTATGACTGATAAAGAAGTGGAAACGGTGGTGGAATTCTGGAAAAAGCAAGGTGATCCTGAATTTTCTTCAGAGTTTGAGCAAGAAACGGAACTAGAGGAAGAAGATGCGCAGTTAGAAGATGATGAGTTATTGCCTCAGGCGGTAAAAATTGTCATGGAAGCTGGACAGGCTTCTATATCTTTGCTTCAAAGACGTCTTAGGATTGGTTATGCACGGGCAGCTCGCTTAATTGACCAAATGGAAAGAAAAGGAATTGTTGGGGGTTATGAAGGAAGTAAGCCGCGGGCTGTATTAATTTCTTACGAACAATTTAGGGAAATGTTTAAGGACCTTTAA
- a CDS encoding cell wall hydrolase, with translation MQKVKLKLVALLVMVIFLSGMVFHHYSQVMAARPKVYTYSGISDIYLLARLIRAEAEAEPYAGKVAVAAVVLNRVRHPGFPNTVAGVIFQPGAFESVSNGRFWSLLPSRESIKAAYDALHGWDPTYGALFFWNPAKKVSRWIWSRKIIARIGKHVFGR, from the coding sequence ATGCAAAAAGTAAAATTAAAACTAGTAGCATTATTGGTAATGGTTATTTTTTTATCTGGTATGGTATTTCATCACTACAGTCAGGTTATGGCTGCAAGACCTAAAGTTTATACTTATTCCGGAATTAGTGATATTTACCTCCTAGCACGCCTTATTCGGGCGGAAGCGGAAGCGGAACCGTATGCGGGAAAGGTTGCGGTTGCTGCAGTTGTTTTAAATCGGGTACGACATCCAGGTTTTCCCAACACTGTTGCTGGAGTGATTTTTCAGCCCGGGGCCTTTGAATCGGTTTCCAATGGTCGCTTCTGGTCCCTACTTCCTTCGCGAGAAAGTATTAAAGCAGCCTATGATGCTCTACATGGTTGGGATCCTACTTATGGTGCCCTATTTTTCTGGAACCCTGCTAAAAAGGTTTCCCGGTGGATATGGTCTCGAAAAATTATTGCAAGGATTGGAAAACATGTTTTTGGGAGATGA
- a CDS encoding ribonuclease J, with amino-acid sequence MGGLYINNKLTGGVFPIKDGKLQIIPLGGLGEIGKNMMVIKYHDTIIVIDVGLMFPEEELLGIDMVIPDMSYLLENKDKVKAVLLTHGHEDHIGGMPYFLKQFDVPVYGTRLTLGLLNAKLKEAGIARASLNVVAPRDVLNIGPFKIEFIKVSHSIPDTVGIAVHTPVGTIVHTGDFKLDPTPVDGKVTDFYKLAELGEKGVLVLMSDSTNAERPGFTLSEKTVGNTFEETFRVAEGRIIIATFASNVHRLQQAIYTAHKFKRKVAIVGRSMVNVVEIANELGYLDIPDGLLIDLDEINRYPHKQVVILTTGSQGEPMSALTRMAMSEHRQVEIVAGDTVIISAMPIPGNEKLVARIIDQLFKLGAKVIYEAVSGIHVSGHPSQEELKIMINLLKPKYFVPIHGEFRHLIKHAEIARELGIKPHNIFVVENGQVLEFTKKSGRLAGKVPAGRVLVDGLGVGDVGNIVLRDRKQLAQDGIIIVVLTLNRESGDIVAGPDIVTRGFVYVRESEQLIDEAKQKVTEALERCFNHGLLEWSAIKSQVRDALGKYLFEKTRRRPMILPIIMEI; translated from the coding sequence ATGGGCGGTTTATATATAAATAATAAATTAACGGGAGGTGTATTTCCAATTAAAGATGGAAAACTACAAATTATACCATTAGGAGGCCTTGGTGAAATCGGGAAAAACATGATGGTGATTAAATACCATGACACCATCATTGTAATTGACGTTGGGTTAATGTTTCCCGAAGAGGAACTTTTAGGCATTGACATGGTTATCCCTGATATGTCCTATCTTTTGGAAAACAAGGATAAGGTAAAAGCTGTTCTTTTAACCCATGGACATGAAGACCACATTGGCGGTATGCCTTATTTTTTGAAACAATTTGACGTACCGGTATATGGAACGAGGCTTACACTAGGGCTTTTAAATGCTAAGTTAAAGGAGGCCGGCATAGCCCGGGCTAGCTTAAATGTAGTTGCACCGCGGGATGTCTTAAATATTGGCCCATTTAAAATTGAGTTTATTAAAGTATCTCATAGTATACCGGATACTGTCGGGATTGCGGTTCATACCCCGGTGGGCACTATAGTACATACGGGAGATTTTAAACTAGATCCAACTCCGGTCGATGGAAAAGTTACTGATTTTTATAAGCTGGCGGAGCTTGGGGAAAAAGGTGTTTTAGTTTTAATGTCGGATAGTACCAACGCTGAAAGACCCGGCTTTACCTTATCGGAAAAAACGGTAGGTAATACGTTTGAAGAAACTTTCAGGGTTGCTGAAGGAAGGATAATCATTGCTACCTTTGCTTCTAATGTTCACCGTTTGCAACAAGCAATTTATACCGCCCATAAATTTAAAAGGAAAGTTGCAATTGTTGGCCGCAGTATGGTGAACGTAGTGGAGATTGCCAATGAGTTGGGTTACTTAGATATCCCTGATGGTTTATTAATTGATTTAGACGAAATTAACCGCTATCCGCATAAACAGGTAGTTATTTTAACTACCGGAAGTCAGGGAGAGCCCATGTCAGCTCTTACCAGGATGGCGATGTCTGAACACCGGCAAGTAGAGATTGTGGCTGGAGATACGGTAATTATTTCTGCTATGCCAATTCCGGGAAATGAAAAGTTAGTAGCCAGAATTATTGATCAGTTGTTTAAACTGGGAGCAAAAGTGATTTATGAAGCGGTTTCAGGAATCCACGTCTCCGGTCACCCCAGCCAAGAAGAATTAAAGATAATGATTAACCTTTTAAAGCCCAAATACTTTGTACCAATCCATGGAGAATTTAGGCATTTAATTAAACATGCGGAAATTGCCCGGGAGCTTGGAATAAAGCCCCACAATATTTTTGTGGTGGAGAACGGTCAGGTTTTGGAATTCACGAAAAAATCCGGACGCCTTGCTGGAAAAGTACCGGCCGGCCGGGTATTGGTTGATGGACTCGGAGTGGGGGATGTGGGGAATATTGTGTTAAGGGACCGAAAACAGCTGGCCCAGGATGGAATTATTATTGTTGTCCTTACTTTAAACCGGGAGTCCGGAGATATTGTAGCCGGTCCGGATATTGTAACACGGGGATTTGTTTATGTTCGGGAATCGGAACAGTTAATTGATGAAGCAAAACAAAAGGTAACTGAAGCTCTGGAAAGATGTTTTAACCACGGACTTTTAGAGTGGTCAGCCATCAAAAGTCAGGTACGGGATGCTCTTGGTAAGTATTTGTTTGAAAAAACCCGTCGCCGACCAATGATTTTACCTATCATAATGGAAATTTAA
- the dapA gene encoding 4-hydroxy-tetrahydrodipicolinate synthase — MSLFGRLLTAMVTPFDREGKVNLEQAQKLAAYLVENGSDGIVVAGTTGESPTLSFEEKVDLFKAVVEAVGGKASVIAGTGSNATENSIKLTKAAEKAGVDGVMLVAPYYNKPSQNGLVEHFQAIAKSTSLPVMIYNVPGRTGVNILPKTMAKIAEIENVMAVKEAAGSLEQATELVRLLPERVKVFSGDDSLTLPILAVGGYGVVSVASHLVGPKIKEMIDQYLLGNVSLAARLHQELYPLMKVLFITTNPVPVKTALNLMGHKVGGFRLPLVEMNEEEKEELVRQLKDSNLL, encoded by the coding sequence ATGTCTTTGTTTGGACGTCTCCTTACGGCGATGGTAACACCTTTTGACCGGGAAGGAAAGGTCAATCTGGAACAAGCGCAAAAGTTAGCTGCTTACCTGGTGGAAAATGGTTCTGATGGAATTGTGGTAGCAGGGACTACTGGAGAGTCGCCAACTTTGTCTTTTGAGGAAAAAGTGGACCTATTTAAAGCTGTGGTAGAGGCAGTAGGAGGTAAAGCTTCGGTTATTGCTGGTACCGGTTCTAACGCAACTGAAAATTCGATTAAACTTACCAAGGCTGCTGAAAAAGCTGGTGTAGATGGGGTAATGTTAGTAGCACCGTATTATAACAAGCCGTCTCAAAATGGACTTGTGGAGCATTTTCAGGCAATCGCTAAATCCACCAGCCTTCCCGTGATGATTTACAATGTTCCCGGCCGGACGGGGGTTAATATTCTACCCAAAACCATGGCAAAAATTGCTGAAATTGAGAATGTAATGGCTGTTAAAGAAGCTGCAGGAAGCTTAGAACAAGCTACTGAGCTTGTAAGACTATTGCCCGAACGGGTAAAAGTATTCTCAGGAGATGATAGTTTAACCTTGCCAATCTTGGCAGTAGGGGGATATGGAGTTGTAAGTGTAGCAAGCCATTTGGTAGGTCCAAAGATTAAAGAAATGATTGATCAGTATCTCTTAGGGAATGTTTCGCTGGCGGCACGTCTCCACCAGGAACTCTACCCCTTAATGAAAGTATTGTTTATTACTACCAATCCTGTACCGGTAAAAACAGCTTTAAATTTAATGGGACATAAAGTGGGCGGTTTTAGACTACCACTGGTTGAAATGAATGAGGAGGAAAAAGAAGAATTGGTAAGACAATTGAAAGATAGTAATTTGTTATAA
- the dpaB gene encoding dipicolinate synthase subunit B, with amino-acid sequence MIKVGFAFTGSHCTLPGLLEVIDKLTKKFDLTPIFSENVQNTVSRFGNGQEFIKRIEEITGKKGIKTITEAEPVGPQKLFDVLVIAPCTGNTMAKLANGITDSSVLMAAKAHLRNQRPLILAISTNDALGLNAKNLGVLLNTKNVYFVPFGQDNPKDKPNSLISNLNYLEDTILESLNGRQLQPLLISY; translated from the coding sequence ATGATTAAAGTGGGCTTCGCTTTTACCGGGTCGCACTGTACTTTACCTGGCTTACTGGAAGTAATTGATAAGTTAACGAAAAAATTTGATCTAACTCCTATTTTTTCAGAAAACGTACAAAACACTGTGTCCCGCTTTGGAAATGGGCAGGAATTTATAAAAAGGATTGAAGAAATTACCGGTAAAAAAGGTATAAAAACTATTACTGAGGCAGAACCGGTGGGGCCGCAAAAACTTTTTGATGTTCTTGTTATTGCTCCTTGTACGGGAAATACCATGGCTAAGCTTGCCAATGGGATTACCGATTCTTCAGTTTTAATGGCAGCCAAAGCTCATTTAAGAAATCAAAGACCTTTAATATTAGCGATTTCAACCAATGATGCTTTAGGTTTAAATGCTAAAAATTTAGGGGTGTTACTCAACACAAAAAATGTATATTTTGTTCCTTTTGGGCAGGATAATCCGAAGGATAAGCCGAATTCATTAATTAGTAATCTTAATTATCTGGAGGATACAATTTTAGAGAGTCTAAATGGAAGGCAGTTACAGCCACTTCTTATCTCATACTAA